GGGATATTAGGCAGAATCAGCGCAGTAAATGACACGCATATTGCACATACGGCAGCCTTTGGCGGTGAGCCAGGCATCGTAGCTATTGGGGGCACAGGCTCTCTGATTCTCGGTAAAACGGAACAAGGGAACTGGCTTCGCAATGACCAGTTCGGCCACTATGCGCCAACAGCAGCTCGTTTTTTGGCTTATGACGCGGTGCATTCCATCCTTGCGGGACGTTATGGTCCGCAGGACCAACCCTGGATCGAACAGATATTAGCCTATTGGAATGTAACTTCGATTCAGGAGCTTGCTGCACTAGGCGTATCAGGTTTTGCTGAAAATAGACAGGCCATTTATCGGATATTTGGTCAAATGGCTCCTTTGGTTACCGAAGCAGCAGCCGAAAATATTCCCCTTGCGGTCAGAGTATGCGATTCAGCAGCGGATACGGCCGTTGTGGGTATTCTCATGCTTGCATCGTGTTTTAAAGATCAGCAGGTGCGCATGACGCTTACAGGAAGTTGTCTGAGTACACCTTATATGGTGGAGGCCGTTCGAAAGGGGCTGAATGCAGCCTATAAACCGGGTGGACAACAGATTCATTACATTACCAGCCATGTGCCAGCAGTCGGAGGTGCGCTGCTGGATGCATATCATTTGGCAGGAATTCAGGTGCCTGAAGGTATCACGTCTGATCTCCAATCGGAGCTGAAACGGCATACGACTTGAACTTTTAAAGGCTAACGACTACAATACGATAACGGAATCAAGCAAGTTATAGGAGGAATCAGGGTGTTAATTCAATTGAAATCACGCATACATGAGCCGGAAGTGCAGGAGCTGTTGTCCTACTCGGTCTTTCCCGACCCGGATCACCTGAATCGTGCGTTACAACAGTATGTTAATAAGGACGAGCTGCATTTGGACGGTTATGAAGACGAAGGCCAGCTGATCGGTCTGATTGGATATGAAAGTACAGGAACGAGTGAGATCACTATTCATCACATCGCTGTCCTGCCTGAGAACCGTTTTAAAAATTATGGTCGTGGCATGATTTCACAGGTGCTGGCCAAATATAACCCCGACAGACTGATCGCTGAGACCGATGTGGAAGCGGTAGAGTTTTATCGAAATACGGGATTCGTAGTGTACAGCCTGGGTGAGCTGTATCCGGGTGTGGAGCGATTCCGCTGTGTATTAGAGAAGGACGAGGAGCAAGACGAAGACTAGTAACTGTCTACTACTGTGTAACGTAAAGAGAGCATAATCATAACAGGATGTTGGATTTGGCGAAGCAGCTGAGTCGGACGTCCTGTTTTTTTGTCGTTTGTTTGAAAAAATAGGAAAAACGTATTGCTTTGCAATATAGTTTCATTATAGAATAGTTTCATTGAAGAATAGTTCTATGAGTGAACTATATTTTTAGGGAAGGAGAATGAAGAATGAACACACCGGATGCTAGAAGTTTGGTTAACCGTTATTTGGATGCTTCTTTCCTGGTAACCAAACGGTTTGATACCCAGATACGTGAACGCCTGGGCCAAACCATTACCACAGATCAGTTCTGTGCACTTCGTATGATTGAGGAGAAACCGTTATGTACGCCTTCTGATCTGGCAGAGCTTTTGTGTGTAGGCAAGAGCAGTATCACTGCTCTGGTCAACAAGCTGGTGGATCGGGATCTGGTCCATCGGGCCGGGGATGAGCGTGACCGCAGAGTTGTTTATTTGACCCTGACGGACAATGGACGTGAAGTATACAGGGAAACGGAACAGGAAATACAGCAGCTTCTGGAGCCGTATTTGGTCCATTTCAAACCGGAAGAGGTTCAGAATTTCATTGAATCTTTTGAGAAGCTCGCAGCTTTGTTAACGCATGAAGGAGGACAGGAGAACGAATGAGAACGATTTTGAAAGCGCGATGGTGGTTGATGGGGCTATGGGTCGTTGTGGCCGCCGTATTAATGTTCACCGCCCCTAACATGAGTGAATTGATTCGGGAAAAGGGACAGTTTTCGGTTCCTGAAGGACACTCTTCCACCCAGGCAGCGGCGATTCTGGAAGAAGCCGCTGCACAAAAGGGTGAGCAGCAGGGCAGCCAGTTGGCTCTTGTATTTTATAATCCGGATGGTTTGGGTGCCGAGGGTAAAGAAGAGGCAGAACAGGCCGTTAAGAAACTGGAGGCCGAAAAAGAGAAACTGGGCATTCTGTCCATACTGGAACCGTTCTCTCAACCAGAATTATCAGACAAAATGATCTCTGCCGATGGCAAGACGATCTTAACGTCGCTTTCTATTGATCAGGGAGATCGTACAGTC
This window of the Paenibacillus marchantiae genome carries:
- a CDS encoding N-acetylglucosamine kinase, translating into MSTYVIGMDGGGSHTRVALADENGKVLSYVQKGGCNRYHDANAEQNVLEGIAEAIRRAGLEVDQIASIQAGMAGLDQPEDTVWAEALLAQTGILGRISAVNDTHIAHTAAFGGEPGIVAIGGTGSLILGKTEQGNWLRNDQFGHYAPTAARFLAYDAVHSILAGRYGPQDQPWIEQILAYWNVTSIQELAALGVSGFAENRQAIYRIFGQMAPLVTEAAAENIPLAVRVCDSAADTAVVGILMLASCFKDQQVRMTLTGSCLSTPYMVEAVRKGLNAAYKPGGQQIHYITSHVPAVGGALLDAYHLAGIQVPEGITSDLQSELKRHTT
- a CDS encoding GNAT family N-acetyltransferase, with product MLIQLKSRIHEPEVQELLSYSVFPDPDHLNRALQQYVNKDELHLDGYEDEGQLIGLIGYESTGTSEITIHHIAVLPENRFKNYGRGMISQVLAKYNPDRLIAETDVEAVEFYRNTGFVVYSLGELYPGVERFRCVLEKDEEQDED
- a CDS encoding MarR family winged helix-turn-helix transcriptional regulator, with protein sequence MNTPDARSLVNRYLDASFLVTKRFDTQIRERLGQTITTDQFCALRMIEEKPLCTPSDLAELLCVGKSSITALVNKLVDRDLVHRAGDERDRRVVYLTLTDNGREVYRETEQEIQQLLEPYLVHFKPEEVQNFIESFEKLAALLTHEGGQENE